In one Serinus canaria isolate serCan28SL12 chromosome 2, serCan2020, whole genome shotgun sequence genomic region, the following are encoded:
- the SOSTDC1 gene encoding sclerostin domain-containing protein 1, with protein MLLPAIHFYGFLLACIFTRSYLAFKNDATEILYSHVVKPAAASPSSNSTLNQARNGGRHYTSTGSDRNNRVQVGCRELRSTKYISDGQCTSINPLKELVCAGECLPLPLLPNWIGGGYGTKYWSRRSSQEWRCVNDKTRTQRIQLQCQDGSIRTYKITVVTACKCKRYTRQHNESSHNFEGTSQAKPIQHHKERKRASKSSKHSTS; from the exons ATGCTTCTCCCTGCCATTCACTTCTACGGCTTTCTCCTGGCTTGCATCTTCACGAGAAGCTACTTGGCTTTCAAGAACGATGCCACAGAGATACTTTATTCTCACGTTGTTAAACCCGCTGCGGCGAGCCCGAGTAGCAACAGCACGTTGAATCAAGCTAGAAACGGAGGCAGGCACTACACCAGCACTGGATCCGACCGTAACA ATCGCGTTCAAGTTGGTTGTCGAGAGCTGAGATCCACCAAGTACATCTCAGATGGCCAGTGCACCAGCATTAACCCCCTGAAAGAACTGGTGTGTGCTGGAGAATGCCTCCCTTTGCCACTGCTGCCCAACTGGATTGGAGGAGGTTACGGAACCAAGTACTGGAGCAGGCGGAGCTCGCAGGAGTGGAGATGTGTCAATGACAAAACTCGCACTCAGAGGATCCAGCTTCAGTGCCAGGATGGAAGTATAAGAACCTACAAAATAACTGTGGTCACAGCCTGCAAGTGCAAGCGATACACCAGGCAGCACAACGAGTCCAGCCACAACTTCGAGGGAACCTCTCAAGCAAAACCCATCCAGCAccacaaagaaaggaaaagagccaGTAAATCCAGCAAGCATAGTACAAGTTAG